In one Magallana gigas chromosome 7, xbMagGiga1.1, whole genome shotgun sequence genomic region, the following are encoded:
- the LOC136269452 gene encoding zinc metalloproteinase nas-28-like codes for MLSIQVFGIFICVIVSCQLLHSVKAENERNWNSFHSILVNKERSLERKTRELSLEDVTKFKSLLNRLLRERKPKPHSVEEQKVWIPNGYKSGEKLKYEDLVRMVDHHGGKTFREADTENPRTRQTAEALLEEDTHDVHRKPIQTADNGRRSFLKGESLLWNNGIIPFKINKNVDDACREEISRAIAVFNDNTCLKWEPYSGSGKDHVEFFTGGISSSYVGNIQVSKYGHLYEPKLTNQPINIDSRHCTLHVVLHEMGHTVGMTHEQSRSDRDQYVTVHWEHVLEGEDNQNLAKEDTENHNIPYDYSSLMHYSVYAFSKDGEKTLEYTNTDYEFLGLRENTLSFYDIEDITKAYNCTRKCAGKECQNAGYLDHTCSCRCPEYLEGPTCDKVKTENCGGIVTLQDQNDQQSIVSPNYPQSYSAGQNCIWLVKAPKGHGIELSSPDFDLPDNSLKRCNHWLEVRFNLIGQPGPLYCGDSLPVIETSLGGESHLLLLRFDSTNQFVDSGKGFHLNVRIKAQFNHSNGLVTDTSDDSVFVDDVINHCEVDPDWCYNEGTCVFRNGEVSCLCSDGYSGDFCEHSDNSKEATDKSTQYLAVLGTYSCHPSTACSIINLYSGFTWRMEEQGLVVSPQTGPKGSQAGFSIPFKVTENRDMCLEIHFRRLRAGTPCGMLEVTKHVEGADFGYGGYQYDLPLYRGGCGEGGKTVSSPISSFVGETTSVSLKVSLEEDGEFNIAIENISIIDGYC; via the coding sequence ATGTTGTCTATACAGGTCTTTGGAATATTTATCTGTGTAATAGTTTCATGTCAACTTTTACATTCTGTGAAAGCAGAAAATGAGCGTAATTGGAATTCATTTCATTCCATACTAGTTAACAAAGAAAGGAGTTTGGAGAGGAAAACTCGTGAGCTAAGTTTAGAGGATgtgacaaaatttaaaagtttattaaaTCGATTGTTAAGGGAGAGGAAGCCAAAGCCACACAGTGTAGAGGAACAGAAGGTTTGGATTCCCAATGGTTATAAATCAggtgaaaaattaaagtacGAGGACCTAGTGAGAATGGTGGACCATCATGGAGGAAAAACATTCAGGGAGGCGGACACTGAAAACCCGAGAACCAGGCAAACAGCGGAGGCCCTGTTGGAGGAAGACACGCACGATGTCCACCGTAAACCGATACAGACAGCGGACAATGGCAGGCGAAGCTTTCTGAAGGGGGAAAGCCTCTTATGGAACAACGGCATTATTCctttcaaaatcaataaaaacgtTGATGATGCTTGTCGAGAAGAAATATCTAGGGCCATTGCTGTATTCAATGATAATACGTGTCTCAAGTGGGAACCTTACTCGGGCAGTGGCAAGGACCACGTGGAGTTTTTCACGGGTGGGATAAGTTCATCTTATGTTGGAAACATACAAGTGTCCAAATATGGACACCTGTACGAGCCAAAACTGACCAACCAGCCAATCAACATAGACTCTCGTCACTGCACGCTGCACGTGGTTCTTCATGAGATGGGACACACTGTGGGAATGACGCATGAGCAAAGCCGCAGCGACAGGGACCAGTACGTCACGGTTCACTGGGAACACGTGCTGGAGGGGGAAGACAACCAAAACCTGGCCAAAGAAGACACCGAGAACCACAACATCCCCTACGACTATTCTTCCCTCATGCATTATTCGGTCTACGCTTTCTCTAAGGATGGCGAAAAGACACTGGAATACACGAACACAGACTACGAATTTCTCGGGTTAAGGGAAAACACGCTATCATTTTACGACATAGAGGACATAACCAAGGCTTATAATTGTACCCGGAAGTGTGCCGGGAAAGAGTGTCAGAACGCGGGCTATTTGGACCACACCTGTTCCTGCAGGTGCCCGGAGTACCTTGAAGGTCCCACGTGCGATAAAGTCAAAACAGAAAACTGTGGTGGAATTGTAACCCTACAAGATCAAAACGACCAGCAATCAATTGTTTCCCCAAATTATCCCCAGTCGTATTCAGCGGGGCAAAACTGTATCTGGTTAGTAAAAGCCCCGAAAGGCCACGGCATAGAACTCTCTAGCCCTGATTTTGATCTTCCAGATAACAGTCTAAAACGATGTAATCATTGGCTAGAAGTAAGGTTCAATTTGATTGGTCAACCAGGTCCTCTATATTGTGGTGACTCACTTCCGGTGATTGAAACGTCATTGGGAGGAGAGTCTCACTTGCTTCTTTTGAGGTTTGACTCAACCAACCAGTTTGTTGATTCTGGGAAAGGCTTCCACTTGAACGTACGAATCAAAGCTCAGTTTAACCATTCCAATGGTCTGGTCACCGATACATCCGACGATTCCGTTTTCGTGGATGACGTAATCAATCACTGCGAGGTGGACCCAGACTGGTGTTATAACGAGGGAACCTGTGTGTTCCGCAATGGAGAGGTCAGCTGTTTGTGCTCAGATGGATATTCCGGAGATTTTTGCGAACATTCTGATAATTCAAAAGAAGCGACAGATAAATCCACGCAGTACCTTGCTGTACTAGGGACATATTCCTGTCACCCGTCGACAGCATGCTCCATCATTAACCTATACTCAGGTTTCACCTGGAGGATGGAAGAACAAGGCCTTGTGGTTTCCCCTCAGACAGGCCCAAAGGGATCCCAAGCCGGCTTCTCTATTCCCTTCAAAGTCACGGAGAATCGCGACATGTGCTTGGAGATCCACTTCAGACGTTTGAGAGCTGGCACGCCGTGCGGTATGTTGGAGGTCACTAAGCACGTGGAGGGAGCGGACTTTGGGTATGGCGGCTACCAGTATGACCTGCCCCTGTACCGCGGGGGGTGCGGCGAGGGCGGGAAAACCGTGTCCAGCCCCATCTCGTCGTTTGTCGGTGAGACTACTTCTGTTTCCCTCAAAGTTTCTCTTGAAGAAGACGGCGAATTCAATATTGCCATTGAAAACATTTCTATTATTGATGGATATTGCTAA
- the LOC105341214 gene encoding serine-rich adhesin for platelets — MERLKTTRLSLPLVIFVLFVKSSLQQGFTPFGLRGFGRPPLFRGFGPPPPGLPRLLPPPLGLPGFLGAGPPLPIVSPPLTTLTEGGAGSFSLSGDTVPSTLDLSGFSGSVQTLPTGTGTSIAGQSGFGGDLFSLSDPTNSLNTQNLITTLTGGDALLGGSTSSLTNSLATGMITSDAGVPEGVDPASAAESSFVSRFSNGNINDGGSTTFTLPGQLNSFDSVPVSSSRSFDPTAILNSVFRSPGATPSTSTVTVGDNSPNQIIFTSGVSNNAAPSNLVQRQTMTAENTGERIPTINELQQMFTPTELSRNGGNTVIVSSADPRSGGNTRGSETRITNMNSVTTVNRVDDPRRSQASNPSDELNMEFRNFIRADGGQTDPNDILYRFPSSTSSLNTASSISSERMSLPSNSILGETADPRAGSRTTITEIRSNTNIGSDPLNSQMTSSFATDPRLVLDPATSSISSTRDTGPVNRPLSSVNSSENKSNVIINGNSNIVGSNVDMNRFIRNNEVQIPQTINLQRSDFENSVSNRRSRVESPISPVNSFNERFDVRADPLNARADPSNIRTDPLNFRTDPLNIRRDPSTLRTDPLDIRRDPSNLRTDPLDIRRDPSTLRTDPLDIRRDPSTVRTDPLDIRRDPLDIRTDPWDIRRDPSTVRTDPLDIRTDPWDIRRDPSTVRTDPLDIRRDPSTVRTDPLDIRTDPWDIRRDPSTVRTDPLNVRSDTLNVRTDPLNDSLRTQQTTRSQDPGNDPQRGSKIVFVDGQNTEDDRGATRGVVFPANEIAANTRMATDAGNSDTQPRVNINFNFPANQLAFNTNRPTVSSNSSGGVDPLTASQQVPDIRLFQRPSELWGSEAGASDPGRPRMVDSRTGSLPTASMVQRFETTNQVPRGNSNGDDPSIFQQTDPNRGNGGMTLQDATINMQPSSFQRFQSTDGIPRTNADVLDPNNFGTMGSNRARGGTTSQNDPGSTMQRFTTTNQATGGNDEETDPRITGNVRDPNSNRMDSQTAQSGFNVRNPEVSVNPQPSVAPTTRRFIKKTTTIRRFIVDPNENQTANSSQTATAQGSDPNASLFARMNFGFSNINTSSNTNTGASTNMADTSGMPRIMGNQNSLQTSRFSQSVLPGNIGGTNSFVNAADSTNNENRQPIRTRFATASDPQSQSSRTIAGQAPNSIAMDPSFASNMDPSVNQDTINRFVSTSNMADSGRTPQIMGVQNSLQTSRFSQSVLPGNTGNIGGSNSFVTTRGFNNDEDGRPSMTRFVTSSDPQSQGTGTRQTSNSISTNSAISPSSIETRFAPSSTGNLFRSLPSVEGSGFTNSGFPSASGQNIGIGGFVSTNAGGSPGTQNSESSIFERFGGTSAGSGFQTLRSTGDNFAVRSRQASNSSVVRNSAGSRNGNSNDVTIIETSRRNVVLSSENPGGNPGGERNGEVARGSTLPPIVPVNDTQSCLSIGCPTGEQCTFNQNFLCPEWAEASACQCRQGCQAYNRFIPLGTRLSVDTCGNVCVCNNNDGIADCTQTPCN, encoded by the exons ATGGAGCGTCTAAAAACCACGCGACTCAGTCTCCCTTTAGTGATTTTCGTTTTGTTTGTTAAATCTTCATTACAACAGGGATTTACTCCTTTCGGACTCCGTGGTTTTGGGCGCCCGCCCTTATTTCGGGGATTTGGACCCCCGCCACCTGGATTACCGAGACTGCTACCTCCCCCTCTTGGTCTACCCGGTTTTCTTGGTGCCGGACCACCCCTCCCTATTGTATCACCCCCTCTGACCACTTTAACAGAAGGAGGGGCGGGCAGTTTTTCTCTGTCTGGAGATACAGTGCCGTCGACTTTGGATTTAAGTGGATTTTCCGGTTCCGTCCAGACACTACCCACGGGAACAGGAACTAGTATCGCGGGGCAGTCTGGGTTTGGAGGCGATTTGTTCTCTCTAAGTGATCCCACCAATTCTTTGAACACTCAAAATTTAATAACCACATTGACGGGCGGCGATGCTCTTCTCGGGGGCAGCACCTCATCATTAACGAACAGCCTGGCAACAGGCATGATAACTTCAGATGCCGGCGTACCGGAAGGAGTGGATCCGGCGTCCGCCGCAGAATCTTCCTTCGTTTCGCGCTTCAGTAACGGAAACATAAATGATGGCGGGTCGACAACATTTACTCTACCCGGACAGCTTAATTCTTTTGATTCGGTGCCAGTATCAAGTTCCCGATCATTTGACCCAACGGCCATTTTGAACAGTGTATTTAGAAGTCCTGGTGCGACCCCAAGTACCAGCACAGTAACTGTTGGAGACAATTCACCCAATCAAATCATCTTTACCAGCGGTGTATCTAACAATGCCGCTCCAAGTAATCTTGTACAACGACAAACGATGACAGCAGAAAACACCGGAGAACGAATTCCGACCATTAACGAACTACAGCAGATGTTTACACCCACCGAATTGTCCAGAAATGGAGGAAACACCGTCATCGTGTCCTCGGCAGATCCCAGATCGGGGGGTAACACAAGAGGGAGTGAAACAAGGATTACAAATATGAACTCTGTGACCACCGTCAATAGGGTTGATGATCCAAGGAGATCCCAGGCCAGCAACCCTTCAGATGAGCTAAACATGGAATTTAGAAACTTTATTCGGGCCGATGGAGGACAGACTGATCCAAACGATATTCTGTATAGATTTCCTTCGTCGACTTCCAGTTTAAATACAGCATCAAGCATTTCAAGTGAGAGGATGTCGCTTCCGTCTAATTCCATACTCGGCGAAACTGCTGATCCAAGAGCAGGGTCCAGAACAACGATTACAGAAATTCGTAGCAATACGAATATAGGCAGCGATCCCTTAAACTCTcaaatgacgtcatcatttgCCACAGATCCAAGATTGGTTCTTGATCCCGCTACAAGCTCCATAAGTAGTACCCGCGACACAGGTCCTGTAAACCGTCCCTTATCCTCTGTAAACTCCTCAGAGAACAAGTCGAATGTGATCATAAATGGCAACAGCAATATAGTGGGCTCCAATGTGGACATGAACAGATTTATCCGAAATAACGAAGTCCAGATACCACAAACCATTAACCTACAGCGTTCAGATTTTGAAAACAGCGTGTCTAACAGAAGAAGTCGTGTAGAATCGCCTATTTCTCCAGTGAATTCTTTCAATGAACGATTTGATGTTAGGGCAGACCCTTTAAATGCTAGAGCCGACCCTTCGAATATTAGAACAGACCCTCTAAATTTTAGGACAGATCCATTGAATATTAGGAGAGACCCTTCAACTTTAAGGACAGATCCTTTGGATATTAGGAGAGACCCTTCAAATTTAAGGACAGATCCTTTGGATATTAGGAGAGACCCTTCAACTTTAAGGACAGATCCTTTGGATATTAGGAGAGACCCTTCAACTGTAAGGACAGATCCTTTGGATATTAGGAGAGATCCTTTGGATATTAGGACAGATCCTTGGGATATTAGGAGAGACCCTTCAACTGTAAGGACAGATCCTTTGGATATTAGGACAGATCCTTGGGATATTAGGAGAGACCCTTCAACTGTAAGGACAGATCCTTTGGATATTAGGAGAGACCCTTCAACTGTAAGGACAGATCCTTTGGATATCAGGACAGATCCTTGGGATATTAGGAGAGACCCTTCAACTGTAAGGACAGATCCTTTGAATGTTAGGTCAGACACTCTGAACGTTAGAACAGACCCTTTGAACGACTCATTAAGAACACAGCAGACCACCAGATCCCAAGACCCTGGTAACGACCCCCAGAGAGGAAGCAAAATCGTGTTTGTTGATGGTCAAAACACAGAAGACGATAGAGGCGCCACTCGGGGGGTGGTTTTTCCCGCCAATGAAATTGCCGCCAACACTAGGATGGCGACTGATGCAGGGAATTCCGATACTCAACCACGAGTAAACATTAACTTCAATTTTCCGGCCAACCAACTGGCATTTAACACTAACCGTCCTACGGTTTCTAGCAATAGCTCAGGTGGCGTCGATCCTTTGACAGCATCACAGCAAGTACCTGATATTAGATTATTCCAACGTCCTAGCGAGTTATGGGGTAGTGAAGCAGGTGCTTCTGATCCAGGCAGACCAAGAATGGTGGATTCTAGGACAGGAAGTTTACCAACGGCATCAATGGTACAAAGATTTGAGACCACAAATCAAGTACCGAGGGGAAACTCAAATGGAGACGATCCCAGTATATTCCAACAAACTGATCCTAACAGAGGTAACGGCGGTATGACTTTGCAAGATGCTACCATCAACATGCAACCATCTTCTTTCCAAAGATTCCAAAGTACTGATGGGATCCCAAGAACAAATGCTGATGTGCTAGATCCGAATAATTTCGGCACGATGGGTTCAAATCGTGCCCGCGGTGGTACTACTTCTCAGAATGATCCGGGTTCTACAATGCAGAGATTTACAACTACAAATCAGGCAACGGGAGGGAACGATGAGGAGACAGATCCTAGGATAACGGGCAACGTGAGGGATCCCAATAGTAATCGTATGGATTCACAGACAGCCCAATCTGGATTCAATGTGCGAAATCCAGAAGTAAGCGTCAACCCACAGCCATCCGTCGCTCCCACTACTAGACGgttcataaagaaaacaacaacaatcagGAGGTTTATTGTAGATCCGAATGAAAACCAGACCGCCAACTCGTCACAAACTGCTACTGCACAAGGTTCTGACCCCAATGCTAGCCTTTTTGCAAGAATGAATTTCGGTTTCAGCAACATAAACACGTCTTCAAACACCAACACTGGTGCCTCAACAAACATGGCGGATACAAGCGGTATGCCTAGAATTATGGGAAATCAAAACTCTCTTCAAACAAGTCGATTTTCTCAGAGCGTTCTACCTGGAAATATCGGAGGTACTAATTCGTTTGTTAATGCAGCAGACTCcacaaataatgaaaacagacaACCTATAAGGACAAGATTTGCAACGGCTTCTGATCCACAAAGTCAAAGCAGTAGAACTATAGCCGGGCAAGCTCCAAACAGTATAGCAATGGATCCGTCTTTCGCCTCCAATATGGATCCCTCAGTGAATCAAGATACAATAAATAGATTTGTTTCAACATCGAACATGGCGGATTCTGGCAGAACGCCTCAAATAATGGGCGTTCAAAATTCCCTTCAAACTAGTCGATTTTCGCAGAGCGTTCTACCTGGAAATACCGGGAATATTGGGGGCTCAAATTCGTTTGTAACAACAAGAGGCTTCAATAATGACGAAGATGGTCGGCCATCGATGACAAGATTTGTGACTTCTTCAGATCCACAAAGCCAAGGAACCGGAACCAGGCAAACTTCAAATAGTATCTCCACCAACTCAGCAATTAGTCCTTCTTCAATAGAGACTCGATTTGCGCCCTCAAGCACTGGGAACTTGTTTAGATCTCTGCCAAGTGTTGAAGGCTCTGGCTTCACTAATAGTGGATTTCCAAGCGCTTCCGGTCAAAACATTGGAATTGGTGGTTTTGTAAGCACCAATGCAGGCGGATCCCCGGGAACCCAGAACTCAGAGAGTTCTATTTTTGAGAGATTCGGTGGTACATCGGCTGGTTCTGGGTTCCAGACATTGAGATCAACAGGAGACAATTTTGCAGTACGATCGCGACAGGCGTCTAATAGCTCTGTCGTGAGAAACAGTGCTGGGTCAAGGAATGGTAACTCAAACGATGTCACGATTATAGAAACATCGAGAAGAAATGTGGTTCTATCATCAGAAAATCCTGGTGGCAACCCCGGCGGAGAGAGGAACGGCGAAGTTGCCCGGGGATCCACACTCCCGCCGATAGTTCCTGTGAATGACACACAATCCTGTCTAAG taTCGGTTGTCCGACGGGTGAGCAGTGTACATTCaaccagaatttcctctgtcCTGAGTGGGCCGAGGCCTCTGCTTGTCAGTGTCGACAAG GATGCCAGGCGTACAACCGATTCATACCACTCGGAACAAGACTGAGCGTCGATACCTGTGGCAATGTTTGTGTGTGCAACAACAATGACGGAATC GCGGACTGTACACAGACACCTTGCAATTAA
- the LOC105341219 gene encoding E3 ubiquitin-protein ligase MARCHF1 isoform X3, which produces METLHVNSPTPKLSERCETSLSMLSSGQDCCRICQCEVCEIEDDSPLIAPCLCDGSMKFVHQECLQKWIKSSDKECCELCKYEYKMTSKVKPFRKWERLQMSAVERRKITCSVTFHVIAITCVIWSLYVLIDRTTEEVEQGALDWPFWTKLIVVAIGFTGGLVFMYVQCKMYVRLCRKWKAYNRMITVENVPDEVRVKAIATYTSPEKAKIAQEEREGGIINESLTTDSELL; this is translated from the exons Atg GAGACCCTCCATGTGAACTCCCCCACCCCCAAGCTGTCGGAGCGATGTGAGACCAGTCTGTCCATGCTGTCCTCAGGCCAGGACTGCTGTCGGATTTGTCAGTGTGAGGTGTGCGAGATTGAGGATGACTCGCCCCTCATTGCGCCCTGCCTCTGTGACGGCAGCATGAAATTTGTACACCAGGAGTGTCTACAGAAGTGGATCAAAAGCTCCGACAAAGAATGCTGCGAGCTCTGTAAATACGAGTACAAGATGACGTCCAAAGTCAAACCATTCAGAAAG TGGGAGAGACTTCAGATGTCCGCCGTGGAGAGACGCAAGATAACGTGTTCTGTGACATTCCATGTGATCGCCATCACGTGTGTCATCTGGTCGCTGTATGTGCTAATCGACAGAACCACGGAGGAGGTAGAACAAGGGGCATTAGACTGGCCGTTCTGGACCAAACTTATCGTGGTCGCCATCGGCTTTACTGGGGGCCTCGTTTTCATGTACGTCCAGTGCAAAATGTATGTCAGACTCTGTCGTAAATGGAAGGCATACAACCGAATGATCACAGTGGAAAATGTGCCGGATGAAGTGAGGGTGAAGGCCATAGCGACGTATACGTCCCCTGAGAAAGCAAAGATTGCGCAGGAAGAGCGGGAAGGGGGAATAATCAACGAGAGCTTGACTACCGATTCTGAACTGTTGTAG
- the LOC105341219 gene encoding E3 ubiquitin-protein ligase MARCHF1 isoform X2: MSVYYMQFSLTSNRILLDERLHYSPIETLHVNSPTPKLSERCETSLSMLSSGQDCCRICQCEVCEIEDDSPLIAPCLCDGSMKFVHQECLQKWIKSSDKECCELCKYEYKMTSKVKPFRKWERLQMSAVERRKITCSVTFHVIAITCVIWSLYVLIDRTTEEVEQGALDWPFWTKLIVVAIGFTGGLVFMYVQCKMYVRLCRKWKAYNRMITVENVPDEVRVKAIATYTSPEKAKIAQEEREGGIINESLTTDSELL, encoded by the exons ATGTCTGTCTATTATATGCAGTTTTCTTTGACTTCTAATCGCATTCTTCTTGATGAAAGAttacattattctccaata GAGACCCTCCATGTGAACTCCCCCACCCCCAAGCTGTCGGAGCGATGTGAGACCAGTCTGTCCATGCTGTCCTCAGGCCAGGACTGCTGTCGGATTTGTCAGTGTGAGGTGTGCGAGATTGAGGATGACTCGCCCCTCATTGCGCCCTGCCTCTGTGACGGCAGCATGAAATTTGTACACCAGGAGTGTCTACAGAAGTGGATCAAAAGCTCCGACAAAGAATGCTGCGAGCTCTGTAAATACGAGTACAAGATGACGTCCAAAGTCAAACCATTCAGAAAG TGGGAGAGACTTCAGATGTCCGCCGTGGAGAGACGCAAGATAACGTGTTCTGTGACATTCCATGTGATCGCCATCACGTGTGTCATCTGGTCGCTGTATGTGCTAATCGACAGAACCACGGAGGAGGTAGAACAAGGGGCATTAGACTGGCCGTTCTGGACCAAACTTATCGTGGTCGCCATCGGCTTTACTGGGGGCCTCGTTTTCATGTACGTCCAGTGCAAAATGTATGTCAGACTCTGTCGTAAATGGAAGGCATACAACCGAATGATCACAGTGGAAAATGTGCCGGATGAAGTGAGGGTGAAGGCCATAGCGACGTATACGTCCCCTGAGAAAGCAAAGATTGCGCAGGAAGAGCGGGAAGGGGGAATAATCAACGAGAGCTTGACTACCGATTCTGAACTGTTGTAG
- the LOC105341218 gene encoding uncharacterized protein, whose amino-acid sequence MLNVVRSPIHDSRLSIQYDDVDHVPRRPRQNNERTCGCLFQRELKIAREKERIKQFSIWFAEVDKFKQEEYIKRRRKWRKERVHRNQKMWKIRLLLVPASVLLVTGAFLIIASNVRFLGLGDWFYVNRGVLTAVGGVSTGLSVVVFMIEQGLQSYYANKTGIKLFAQIGRTHNQPSNISVAEKGHSKNTFIPHKKPMPKENKDTCIKQLHYMDSIDTNGTDDATECVSEEDPLVPKITKKRPPKLSEIADRRKEIKILKSVDTTASALTEVTLVSSSDRSSCSESPGLLADAAVGGVSEDEVEFMARDVDKDTVTLQSSGSGDMLLG is encoded by the exons ATGCTCAACGTGGTAAGGAGCCCGATTCACGACTCGCGACTTTCTATACAGTATGATGATGTCGACCATGTCCCTAGAAG ACCTCGACAAAATAATGAAAGAACGTGCGGCTGCTTATTTCAGAGAGAACTCAAAATCGCGCGTGAGAAAGAGCGGATTAAGCAGTTTAGTATTTGGTTTGCGGAGGTagataaattcaaacaagaaGAATACATCAAAAGGCGTCGGAAATGGAGAAAAGAACGGGTCCATCGAAACCAGAAGATGTGGAAGATCCGATTGTTGCTGGTTCCTGCTTCCGTCCTCCTAGTGACCGGCGCTTTTCTGATAATAGCTTCCAACGTCCGGTTCCTGGGACTAGGAGACTGGTTCTATGTCAACAGAGGGGTACTGACCGCGGTGGGTGGCGTCAGTACGGGACTATCCGTCGTCGTATTCATGATTGAGCAGGGACTACAGAGTTACTACGCAAATAAAACTGGGATTAAGCTCTTTGCACAGATTGGGAGAACGCACAACCAACCATCGAACATTTCAGTTGCTGAAAAAGGTCACTCTAAAAACACGTTTATTCCACATAAAAAGCCAATGCCTAAAGAAAATAAGGACACGTGCATTAAACAGTTACATTATATGGATTCTATCGACACCAATGGTACTGATGATGCGACCGAGTGCGTGAGTGAGGAGGACCCTCTGGTCCCTAAAATTACAAAGAAACGGCCCCCAAAATTATCAGAAATTGCAGACAGgagaaaggaaataaaaattctgaaatCGGTGGACACTACGGCCTCGGCTTTAACTGAAGTTACTTTGGTAAGCAGTAGTGACCGCTCGTCCTGTTCGGAATCCCCCGGACTTTTAGCTGATGCTGCTGTGGGCGGTGTATCGGAGGATGAGGTAGAGTTTATGGCCAGGGACGTTGACAAGGACACGGTTACATTGCAATCATCCGGGTCAGGGGACATGCTACTCGGATAA
- the LOC105341269 gene encoding uncharacterized protein translates to MLRFSKFSLREREARKWTFVRDWEKEPTPSERDFRTSVSPQAEIITSPPPEVVSLPGGRQIVRGSPVPVLINTSISSDHKSPKKSHLQVRQLNESSHYRDSPHRSVHELGGRHSESLTQSKRDNSGEEQEDLPADNDSTQNNPSSNSDVVSEDGASVVLGRNQSMEEEEGVGRGGLVGVREYREMSLRAKSTEIQRGERSVSSHNNHSLSSVRNRRDESQTRNSLYSGAEEDNEMVPSYSTSPGEGGDLSRAKKQPTPHKQPTPHKQPTPHKQSNSHEEDIIHSPEKKVKQSKQQSDIPNQSVVQLAIETPVQHVKRKLVKPRVILVGSNEGEEKKKKKVRIRDKNSELAIQMWVGKDCDRRKKDVMDLDIIMHNIMETLNKCREEFSERLQQRALDKFLSHIHTDIVSQIESKENVAELNSNVKKSKKNVQTLRKELQGLQNKKDSLLEKIEKAESQSVTCDISRWMYGFQKLVKRNRTLVKTLSTIEEKDFVEII, encoded by the exons atgttgagATTTTCGAAGTTTTC actaagagagagagaggccaGGAAGTGGACATTTGTTCGTGACTGGGAGAAGGAACCGACCCCATCTGAGCGAGACTTTAGAACTTCA GTTAGTCCCCAGGCTGAGATTATAACATCACCCCCACCAGAAGTGGTCAGTTTGCCGGGAGGGAGGCAGATTGTCAGAGGGAGTCCTGTCCCAGTCCTTATAAACACAA GTATATCCTCTGATCACAAGTCACCCAAAAAATCTCATCTTCAAGTGAGACAACTAAATGAGAGTTCTCACTATAGAGACAGTCCACACAGATCAGTTCATGAACTCGGTGGCCGTCACAGCGAGTCATTAACGCAGAGTAAGAGAGACAACTCCGGGGAGGAGCAGGAGGATCTTCCAGCTGACAATGACAGCACCCAGAACAACCCAAGCTCTAACAGCGATGTTGTGTCTGAGGACGGGGCATCTGTTGTGTTGGGGAGGAACCAGTCAATGGAGGAGGAGGAGGGTGTGGGGAGAGGGGGACTGGTAGGGGTGAGGGAGTATCGTGAAATGTCACTGAGAGCAAAGAGCACAGAGATTCAGAGGGGAGAACGGTCAGTGTCTAGTCATAACAATCACAGCCTATCTTCAGTTAGGAATAGAAGGGATGAGTCACAAACCAGAAACTCTTTGTACTCTGGTGCTGAGGAGGATAATGAAATGGTGCCAAGCTACAGCACATCTCCTGGGGAAGGAGGAGACTTAAGTAGGGCAAAGAAGCAACCTACTCCTCACAAACAGCCTACTCCTCACAAACAGCCTACTCCTCACAAACAGTCCAATTCTCATGAAGAAGATATTATTCATAGCCCAGAAAAGAAAGTAAAGCAGTCTAAACAACAGAGTGACATACCAAACCAGTCAGTGGTTCAG TTGGCCATAGAAACTCCAGTACAACATGTCAAAAGGAAGCTTGTGAAGCCCAGGGTCATCTTGGTAGGCAGCAATGAgggagaagaaaagaaaaagaagaaagtgAGGATCAGGGACAAAAACTCAG AGCTAGCCATTCAGATGTGGGTTGGTAAAGATTGCGACCGTCGTAAGAAAGATGTGATGGACCTGGACATCATCATGCACAACATCATGGAGACATTAAACAAATGCAG AGAAGAATTCAGTGAGAGGCTCCAGCAGAGAGCACTTGACAAATTCCTCTCTCACATTCATACTGACATTGTCTCTCAG ATTGAAAGTAAAGAAAATGTTGCCGAGTTGAATTCTAATGTTAAAAAG AGCAAGAAAAATGTTCAGACTCTCAGGAAAGAATTACAGGGCCTTCAGAACAAGAAAGACAG ctTACTGGAGAAGATTGAGAAAGCTGAGAGTCAATCTGTGACGTGTGACATTAGCCGCTGGATGTATGGGTTTCAGAAGCTTGTTAAGAGGAACAGAACTCTGGTAAAGACACTGTCAACCATTGAAGAAAAG gACTTCGTCGAAAtaatctga